From one Culex quinquefasciatus strain JHB chromosome 3, VPISU_Cqui_1.0_pri_paternal, whole genome shotgun sequence genomic stretch:
- the LOC6044222 gene encoding uncharacterized protein LOC6044222: MSHRMSPKTRVVFKFIFGLGIWSFLVLGFFKLNGDQVTPHQFQQTPINGRLLLNKDNRWTGNEATSTTTDRYASPVGAGVDEVLVDNRAVIDDEQLVRDVESRIPSLPIAYWSKHKNAVQKKAACAKYPSIFELEFNNIYWQTLRSSNGTFQLFGAYYDIRKRSRIGPAVRILGMIDRIEPKVKTFCQLWFDGQKEPFIVKTFEYKYIWFNKWGNYKQGIYQPYLIACQIPKPFRGLVPASVSLVEKQCDTATNNLRVLYNRPLDDKKKGFAVCVKGLDFLYDDLSVRLVEWIELLGILGADKIFFYELQVHPNISKVLRYYEEQDRVHVTPLTLPGGQPNVPGFQHLFLSKKTTHKRQNELIPYNDCLYKNMYKYEFIALLDIDEVIMPKLDEDRTWHDLMARVVEKGMKLKNDTYPSYNVRNVYFFDQDQHEHEWAKDTPRYMHMLQHVQRAKNYTKPNQYVKCFHNPERVLTLHNHFPIACLGGACHSYPVSTDDAQLQHYRADCVRTLKKSCEEFKENQVRDTTIWKYKDELVQRTRRTLDTLGFFRPSVGGVRGKDSLYKR, encoded by the exons CGCCCATCAACGGCCGGTTGCTGCTGAACAAGGACAACCGGTGGACCGGCAACGAGGCGACGTCCACCACCACCGACCGGTACGCGTCCCCGGTGGGGGCCGGCGTCGACGAGGTCCTGGTGGACAACCGGGCGG TGATCGACGACGAGCAGCTGGTGCGGGACGTGGAGTCGCGGATCCCGTCGCTGCCGATCGCGTACTGGAGCAAGCACAAGAACGCGGTCCAGAAGAAGGCCGCGTGCGCCAAGTACCCGTCCATCTTCGAGCTGGAGTTCAACAACATCTACTGGCAGACGCTGCGCAGTTCGAACGGGACGTTCCAGCTGTTTGGGGCGTACTACGACATCCGGAAGCGGTCGCGGATCGGGCCGGCGGTGCGGATTTTGGGGATGATCGACCGGATCGAGCCGAAGGTGAAGACTTTTTGTCAGCTGTGGTTCGACGGGCAGAAGGAGCCGTTTATTGTGAAGACGTTCGAGTACAAGTACATTTGGTTCAACAAGTGGGGCAATTACAAGCAGGGTATCTATCAGCCTTACTTGATTGCTTGTCAGATTCCGAAGCCGTTCCGGGGGCTGGTGCCGGCGTCGGTGTCGCTGGTGGAGAAGCAGTGCGACACGGCGACGAACAACTTGAGGGTGTTGTACAACAGACCGCTGGACGACAAGAAGAAGGGCTTTGCGGTTTGTGTTAAGGGGTTGGACTTTTTGTACGACGATCTGTCGGTACGGTTGGTGGAGTGGATCGAACTGTTGGGCATTTTGGGTGCGGATAAGATCTTCTTCTACGAGCTGCAGGTTCACCCGAACATCTCCAAGGTGTTGCGGTATTACGAGGAGCAGGATCGGGTTCACGTTACCCCGTTGACACTGCCCGGTGGACAGCCGAACGTGCCCGGCTTCCAGCACCTCTTCCTCTCTAAGAAGACAACCCACAAGCGGCAGAACGAGCTGATCCCGTACAACGACTGTCTGTACAAGAACATGTACAAGTACGAGTTCATCGCCCTGCTTGACATCGACGAGGTCATCATGCCCAAGCTGGACGAAGATCGCACCTGGCACGACCTGATGGCGCGCGTCGTCGAAAAGGGCATGAAGCTCAAAAACGACACCTACCCGAGCTACAACGTGCGCAACGTGTACTTCTTCGACCAGGACCAGCACGAGCACGAGTGGGCCAAAGACACCCCGCGCTACATGCACATGCTGCAGCACGTCCAGCGCGCCAAGAACTACACCAAACCCAACCAGTACGTCAAGTGTTTCCACAACCCCGAGCGGGTCCTCACCCTGCACAACCACTTCCCGATCGCGTGCCTCGGCGGCGCGTGCCACTCCTACCCGGTCAGCACGGACGACGCCCAGCTGCAGCACTACCGGGCGGACTGCGTGCGCACGCTCAAGAAGAGCTGCGAGGAGTTCAAGGAGAACCAGGTGCGCGACACCACCATCTGGAAGTACAAGGACGAGCTGGTCCAGCGTACGCGGCGCACCCTCGACACACTCGGCTTCTTCCGGCCGTCCGTCGGGGGGGTCCGCGGCAAGGACTCGCTGTACAAGCGGTGA